The Dreissena polymorpha isolate Duluth1 chromosome 4, UMN_Dpol_1.0, whole genome shotgun sequence region ttatttgataaatatatgCTCAAGAAAGATCGTGCTCGTTTTACACACTGTTCTCATAATGCGAGACATGTTCttggaaaacaggtcttaatgcagtccgcataggccagttagggacgacactttccgctaagaCTGTTGTTTCGTTAACAAGaaacttatttaaaacaaaatagtctACATAaaaagtgttgtccgtgattatCATGTGCGGACCGCTTATTAGAACGAGGCTGTTTTGATAATGCGCAGTCGGGCGACTCTCAGAGGACTCCTTTCATGCCTCCCCACTGGCTTCCCGGACCAGAGAGGCTGTGGATTCAGGGGGTCAGTATAGGCCCGGGGGATGCGTGCCGAGGGAGAAAGTCGCAGTTATTATACCGTACCGAGACAGGGAGCAAAATCTTAAGGCAAGTGACGACAGTATTGGCTGTGTAACACGTTTATTTTCACTAGTAGAGcgaaatgttaaataatatttgagAATTGAAATTCAAGGAATAagacacgcacacacgcacacacgcgcacgcacgctCATACACAGTATGAAATTTGTGTGTTGCTTATAAATGTATGTAACAATACCTTTAGTGTTGCCTCAAATAAAAAATGACCACAGAGATTAATGTAAATTAATCCCCCATGTAGTATGTTTGCCTGACAGAATCAGAAGTCGGCGCTTTAGTGCAATGTCGTTCGAGTTTTCAATAAGTAAGGCACTAGGAATGGAACTCTGGACTTCATAGTGGAAACCACTTTTAGAAGGCACCATCTCCAGCAACCAAAAGCGCAACCAACTTACTTATCTGTCGCCCTTTCTATAATGTATACCTAAAATTTGattctcgctctgggaaaacgaggcttattgcatgtgcttatagtatcgtacctgattagcatgtgcagtctggacctgataagcctgcgcagactgcacatacatatatagggcgacactctacgcacatgcatttaaccccgttttcccagatgaAGGTTCATGTGAACTTTCCTAAATGACAGGTACAGCTTCATCATCTTCACTCGGTTCTTCAGCGTCAGAATCTCCAGTACGGGATATACGTCGTGGAAATGGTAAAACATAACACGTGCTTTAGACAGTAGATAGAGACCCTAGATACCGGTTTTAAAGCAAGCACGCGTTGTTACTTTTACGTtgttattattacaaaatataactgTTTTTGTTATAACAATACCAGCGGTCACTTGACTTACCCCACTTTTTCTGGGCATGCTTTGCCTATCGAGGAATTTATCGGTACAAAGTGCACACACTTTCGTTACAGCCAACTGTCATACTTGAATAAGTGGTAGAAATATGGATTTTGACAATAGAAAACGAAGACTTGGCATGCCATAAAACATCGAATTAATTGTCAAATGCTTTTTACTCCGATTAAATTATTTGCATAAGTACGTACATATATGAAGAATTTAGGCTTACTAGCGTCTGGCAGAATAAAATGCAATCTCTTTTACTTATTACAAGACCACACTGCGTAGGATATGTCACTGCGATATATTGTCAGAGCACATCCTGCATTCTCGTTCGTTTCGTTTCAGGCGTATCCTACGCCTTTTAACAGAGGCCTTCTTGCTAACGTGGGATTCTTGGTAGCGTCTGACGTCATACCGTACACGTGCTACGTCATACATGACGTAGATCTTCTTGTTATGGATGACCGGAACTTGTATCGTTGTGGCCGCGTTCCCAGGCACTTGTTAGCTCACAGCACAAAATACGGCAAGTCAGTACAATTTCGCTTGTACCACTGCATAACCGTATAatacaaaacacacaaataacgATATTTTAACAAAGtacaaatgcaatttaaaaactTGTTGCAGTATTATACTCACATTTAAACTTCACATTTCGTAATAACATCTTCCGCTGTTTAATGTACTCACCGTGCACACTGTGTATGTGTTTCTAGATTTTGTTTACGATTTTGATGCAAACAAATTCACCTTGGTACTTATTACGTTATTATTATGTACTAGTTATGCATGTATtgaggtcaaaaataaaaatgccaaataaaacatattaataacgCAATGAATAAAACGACAGAGGTTTGAAAAGAGCTTCCAATGTACGTCACATCTGATCCTTTTGTTGTATAATTATACCCAACCGCCTGTTAATATTTTGGCCTTgcgctgtgaaaagggggttcaatacatgtgcgttaagtgtcgtcccagattagcctttgctgtctgcacatgctaatctgggacgacactttacgcctaatctagatttttcctaagaagagactttctttgaacgaaaaatatagAAGCGAACAGTgtcgtccttgatcagcctgtgcggacttcacaggctaatcttggacgacactttacacacatgcatcgaaacctcttttcacagagcaatgtCCATATATAAACATGCATTGTATCATATGTCTATACAGTCAGCGGTATGTTACGTATTGCTGCTTTTCTTGTCTATAATTATCGCCCCTGCAGTTGTATATATAAACCATGGATTGTCTCCCATGTCTATATAGACTACCGTACGTGGCGTACTTCGGCGGCGTCGTGGCGCTGAAAGAGCGGCATCTCCGGGCCGTCAACGGGTTCTCCAACCTGTACTTTGGCTGGGGAGGCGAGGACGATGACCTTCTCACAAGGTCAGTCGTGCTTTCAACCCGTAACTAATTTActagagcctcgttctgggaaaaacgggcttaatgcacgagcgtaaagtgtcgtcccagaccagcctgtgcagtccgcttcgATTGcagtttcgtttaaatgaaaccTACTCTTAGTGAAAGTCtcgttaaagcggaaagttttgtcgcTGTGCGGACGGCAGAGTctaatttgagacgacacttaaaggggccttttcacagattttggcattttttttaacttattcattaaatgctttatattgataaatgtaaacattggatcgtaaaagctccagtaaaaaatcaagaaaaaaataaaaaaaaggaaaagaacattgcccggagcaggtttcgaaccagtgacccctggagtcctgccagagtcctgaagtaaaaacgctttagcctactgagctattccgcctagTACACATCCGtgtcgtattttatacattatataagcaatcttcgtagtttcacaaaatttaacgacaaaaacagaactctccaaattattcaatcgtttcgcgttgcaacgctttataatttttaggttttaaaatcgtcaaaagatgcatataatggctatattagagcatggttaatgttcagtattactgtttcctcacaaatatcataactaaaacgaaaacttacgaatctgaaacaacttttttcaattttgtcaatttaccaaagcgtgaaaagatccctttaacgcaaattcattaaaccccgttttcctatAGCGAGGCTTAATGTCTGCTTCATTACATTGTCGTGTTTGGATTATAAAAGCCAACTCCTCTtgaatgtatttctttattttggAAACAAGCTAACATGGACACGGAAAGATTGTAATCGACTGATGATGAATACTGGTCGGTTTTGCTTTGCCTTCCTGTCGATCCGGACCGGTCAACACAAAAGAGTGCAACTCTTTTACCTAAATGAAATTGCCAATGAAACTATACTATTTATTGATACCTCACTTACAAGTGTAAGACTAAAAAATGCTGTGAATTCAGCAAAATGGTTAGATGATCTTCCAATTCTTGTCTGGCTATCAAACCTGTCTATTTAAGCAGGAATATGTACCTTTTGTAATCCAACATCTTTCATTAAATACTAAATAAGAACATATGAACCTCGTTTTCGGAAAACAGGACTCAAAGctccgtcccagataagcctatgatGTCTACAATAGCGATTCAGGGAAGAAAACTTCCGCTTTTTGAAAACTTTCGCAATGAGGATGACTTTTTTCAAAACGAAAATCCAATGTAGccggaaagggttgtccctgatgagcttgTGTGGAcaggacaggctaatctgggacgaaactttacgcacatgcattaagcccaggtttccTGCTCATTTAGCAAACTTGTATACTGCTTATTATTAATCATAAATATTATTGCATTTGGTTTAATCAGCCGTTTTATCAATGATTTCCAGTTCATCGTTCTATACTTCATATAAATAGTCAAGATTTTTAGATGTTTCCATTCTTAGATATACGATTACATTAtgcattgtctgtctgtctgtctgtctgtctgtcgtctgtctgtcgtctgtttgtttgtctgtctgtctgtctgtctgtctgtctgtcagtctgtgtctgtctgtgtctgtctgtgtctgtctgtctgtctgtcccaaaactttaacctaggtcataacttttgcaatattgaagataacaacttgatatttggcgtgcatgtgtatctcatgtagctgcacattttgagtggtgaaaggtcgatgtcaaggtcatctttcaaagtcaaaggtcaaatatatggcttaaaagcgcagtagggggcattgtgtttcacaaacacagctcttgtttattttttatttgtgctgagaaactttgatttttttgtttacacataAAACACCAACTTAAAAACTTCCCCTGCTTTACTATCATTTAATATTCGAAtcttaatgcaagtatacatacaTTTTACACTAGCTGGTAAAGTGCATTTACAGGATTTTTCAGGTAAATCTGCATATTTCCCGTCCTAAGCCCCTGATTGGTGGATTTTACGCCCTTCAGCACCAAAAGGATTCAGGGAACCCGGTTAATCAAAAGCGGtcagtatttatttgtttttatttaggaAAATTGTCCAGTATTGGCAATAATGCTAAACAATTTAGTCGGAAACAATGGGAAAAGAAAATATGTGTTCGGGTATTATATACGTTGTAAGGTAtacattaaattttatgtttatttcgttaaagaataagtattaaatatttgttctgcATCATACCTTCTTATTCATTACAAAAGCAAAT contains the following coding sequences:
- the LOC127878707 gene encoding beta-1,4-N-acetylgalactosaminyltransferase bre-4-like, which codes for MVPTGHGGMDTDRDMLGRLSEDSFHASPLASRTREAVDSGGQYRPGGCVPREKVAVIIPYRDREQNLKVQLHHLHSVLQRQNLQYGIYVVEMAYPTPFNRGLLANVGFLVASDVIPYTCYVIHDVDLLVMDDRNLYRCGRVPRHLLAHSTKYGKLPYVAYFGGVVALKERHLRAVNGFSNLYFGWGGEDDDLLTRIFQVNLHISRPKPLIGGFYALQHQKDSGNPVNQKRDILLKSAKERMFKDGISSVQYTLLALEKRPLFTWVYIAVNETDIPKKFQEYFQR